In a single window of the Candidatus Tisiphia endosymbiont of Nemotelus nigrinus genome:
- a CDS encoding transposase encodes MTNCTGLNYQSKVKNRQMEINFTGGNISSDGGVLLLREADKRLGLTNELAKNFPDKRDSDKITHTILTMLKQRIYSIALGYEDLNDHDNLRKCPALQTSIDTVDDMASSSTLCRLENKADRQFAFKAHKLMIDKFIESYKIAPKQLILDFDATSKKLLKSILARFYCNQLKT; translated from the coding sequence ATGACAAATTGTACAGGATTAAATTACCAATCGAAAGTAAAAAATCGTCAAATGGAAATAAATTTTACAGGAGGTAATATTAGCAGTGATGGAGGTGTATTATTGCTAAGAGAAGCAGATAAGAGGCTTGGTCTAACCAATGAACTGGCTAAAAATTTTCCTGATAAGCGAGATTCTGATAAAATTACTCATACTATTCTCACAATGCTAAAACAACGTATTTACTCGATTGCTCTTGGTTATGAAGATTTAAATGATCACGATAATTTAAGGAAGTGTCCAGCTTTGCAAACAAGTATAGACACAGTCGATGATATGGCTAGTAGCTCTACTTTGTGTCGTTTAGAAAACAAAGCAGATCGTCAATTTGCTTTTAAAGCTCACAAGCTGATGATTGATAAATTTATCGAATCTTATAAAATTGCACCAAAACAGTTGATACTTGATTTTGACGCCACTTCTAAGAAACTGCTAAAAAGTATTTTAGCAAGGTTCTATTGTAACCAGCTCAAAACCTAG
- the gltX gene encoding glutamate--tRNA ligase gives MTVITRFAPSPTGFLHIGGARTALFNYLFAKHHNGKFLLRIEDTDQARSTEDAVDAIFSGLRWLGLDWDGEVLFQSKRNDLYKQAALRLVDEGKAYYCFTSQEEIDRQRDNAIANKQHFLFKSPWRDVLPSSSQEQKSRPVIRLKTPRVGHTIIHDALQGDVAIENSHLDDMVLLRSDGTATYMLAVVLDDHDMQISHIIRGDDHLTNAARQILLYQAFGWSVPNMVHIPLIHGADGAKLSKRHGALGVESYQDMGYLPESLCNYLLRLGWSHKDDEIISRSQAIEWFDLDGLGKSPACLDFAKMDSLNSHYLRQLDDQTLTKMICQSLQENYQVNTKEKEYIQQAMPSLKIRSTNLVELAELARIYLINVPIIYSEDAKKLINNCDKNLLGQVIKELENLPNFDKDSIQIKFKEIAKNNNMKLADIMQSVRALMTGMTTSPSVFEIIAIIGKENAIARLQCTQII, from the coding sequence ATGACTGTAATTACTAGATTTGCCCCATCCCCTACTGGTTTTCTACATATTGGTGGGGCAAGGACGGCATTGTTTAATTATTTATTTGCTAAACACCATAATGGCAAGTTTTTGCTACGAATTGAGGATACTGATCAAGCGAGATCAACCGAAGATGCTGTAGATGCTATATTTTCCGGCTTGAGATGGCTTGGTTTAGATTGGGATGGTGAAGTGCTTTTTCAGTCGAAAAGAAATGATTTATACAAACAAGCTGCTCTGAGATTAGTCGATGAGGGGAAAGCTTATTATTGCTTTACCTCTCAAGAGGAAATAGATAGGCAGCGAGATAATGCCATAGCTAATAAACAACATTTCTTGTTCAAAAGCCCTTGGCGGGATGTATTGCCTTCTAGTTCACAGGAGCAGAAGAGTAGACCAGTTATCCGCTTGAAAACTCCAAGAGTTGGTCATACCATTATTCATGATGCTTTACAAGGAGATGTGGCTATTGAAAACTCGCACCTTGATGATATGGTATTGTTACGTAGCGACGGTACTGCTACCTATATGTTAGCGGTAGTGTTGGATGATCACGATATGCAGATTAGCCATATTATCAGGGGGGATGACCATTTAACTAATGCTGCTCGTCAAATTTTACTTTATCAAGCCTTTGGTTGGTCTGTACCAAATATGGTACATATACCGTTAATACACGGAGCTGATGGGGCGAAATTATCTAAAAGACACGGGGCTCTTGGAGTAGAATCTTACCAAGATATGGGGTATTTGCCTGAGAGCTTATGTAATTATTTATTAAGATTAGGATGGAGTCACAAGGATGATGAGATTATTTCAAGATCACAAGCTATAGAATGGTTTGATCTTGATGGGCTAGGTAAGTCACCAGCTTGTCTTGATTTTGCCAAAATGGATAGTTTAAATTCTCATTATTTACGTCAGCTTGACGATCAGACATTAACGAAGATGATTTGTCAGAGCTTGCAAGAAAATTATCAAGTTAATACGAAAGAAAAGGAATATATTCAGCAAGCAATGCCAAGTTTGAAAATAAGAAGTACTAATTTAGTTGAATTAGCAGAACTAGCTAGGATTTATTTGATTAATGTTCCTATTATCTATTCTGAGGATGCTAAAAAACTAATCAATAATTGTGATAAAAATTTGTTGGGTCAAGTTATAAAGGAATTAGAGAATTTACCAAATTTTGATAAAGACTCAATTCAAATAAAATTTAAAGAAATAGCCAAGAATAATAACATGAAACTCGCAGATATCATGCAGTCTGTTAGAGCTTTAATGACAGGTATGACTACTTCTCCAAGTGTCTTTGAAATTATTGCCATAATTGGTAAAGAAAATGCTATTGCTAGGTTGCAATGTACCCAAATAATTTAA
- a CDS encoding Bax inhibitor-1/YccA family protein, translating to MVDYTKTFTATQKTYDAGLREYMLKVYNYMALALVLTGVTAIATISFEPLARLLFQIGPNGQFMGNTGLGTLVMISPVGIALYFFMGFGKMSLDTTKVLFWVYAALTGMSLASLGFIYTGESIARTFFICSSVFGAMSLYGYSTNRDLTSIGSFLVMGLFGLIIVSLVNMFLQSSAIYFATSLIGVAVFMGLIAWDTQKIKSMYFMSGGGELGQKMSIMAAFSLYLDFINLFLYLLRFFGNRRN from the coding sequence ATGGTTGATTATACAAAAACTTTTACTGCCACTCAGAAAACATATGATGCAGGACTGAGAGAATACATGCTGAAAGTCTATAATTATATGGCTTTGGCTTTGGTATTAACTGGAGTAACAGCCATTGCTACTATATCATTTGAGCCGTTAGCCAGACTTTTATTTCAGATTGGACCAAATGGACAATTTATGGGTAATACTGGTTTGGGAACGTTGGTAATGATTTCTCCGGTGGGGATTGCTTTGTACTTCTTTATGGGCTTTGGCAAGATGAGCTTAGATACTACTAAAGTGTTATTTTGGGTTTACGCTGCTTTAACAGGTATGTCTCTAGCATCTCTTGGGTTTATCTATACAGGAGAATCAATTGCTCGGACTTTCTTCATTTGTTCATCTGTCTTTGGGGCAATGAGTCTTTATGGATACAGTACCAATAGGGATTTGACCTCGATCGGTTCATTTCTTGTTATGGGATTATTTGGTCTCATCATTGTATCGTTGGTTAATATGTTCTTACAAAGTTCTGCTATATATTTCGCAACATCTCTAATCGGAGTTGCTGTATTTATGGGGCTTATTGCATGGGATACTCAGAAAATTAAGTCTATGTATTTTATGTCTGGTGGTGGAGAATTAGGACAAAAAATGTCTATAATGGCTGCTTTTAGCTTATATTTAGATTTTATCAACTTGTTCCTATATCTTCTAAGATTCTTTGGCAATAGAAGAAACTAG
- a CDS encoding DUF1376 domain-containing protein encodes MTEFYRKLFYPSTIIKDAELLKHDEYGVYIRLLEHMWISGGKLPHDDTKIAHYLRITPKKWQNYKKILQNFFIFSDKTFTHTELKKEYQKTILISQQNSLKAGKRWGKQSCNIDDKIIENIVSIGRKNCKLNDATAYATAVPQHMQLQCYARASKKKDIDLRLDDIDRSVDNSKQLTVYHELYNKLQLLFSEHSMLFPKDQFLLVEWIKAGISIDSIYQKIALILQRISKQNLEHPKSFAYFTAEIQRCF; translated from the coding sequence ATGACAGAATTCTACCGTAAACTCTTTTATCCATCAACTATTATTAAGGATGCAGAGTTACTAAAACATGATGAATATGGTGTTTATATTCGTCTATTGGAACATATGTGGATAAGTGGTGGAAAACTACCACATGATGATACAAAAATTGCTCATTATTTACGCATTACACCAAAAAAATGGCAAAATTACAAAAAAATTTTACAAAATTTTTTCATTTTTTCTGACAAAACATTTACTCATACTGAACTCAAAAAAGAATACCAAAAAACTATTTTAATATCACAACAAAATTCTCTGAAAGCCGGGAAGAGATGGGGTAAACAGAGTTGCAATATCGATGATAAAATAATTGAAAATATTGTATCAATAGGAAGAAAAAATTGTAAATTAAATGATGCTACAGCATATGCAACTGCAGTACCACAGCATATGCAATTGCAATGCTACGCACGTGCGTCTAAAAAGAAAGATATTGATTTAAGATTAGATGATATAGATAGGTCTGTGGATAACTCAAAACAATTAACCGTTTATCACGAATTATATAATAAACTGCAATTACTCTTTAGTGAACATAGTATGCTTTTCCCCAAGGATCAATTTTTGCTAGTTGAATGGATAAAAGCTGGTATTAGTATCGATTCTATCTATCAAAAAATTGCTCTAATACTCCAGCGTATTAGCAAGCAAAATCTAGAACATCCAAAATCTTTTGCTTATTTCACTGCTGAAATACAACGATGTTTTTAA
- a CDS encoding TraE/TraK family type IV conjugative transfer system protein produces the protein MNHLFKQQSIQSLVKYNQHLLIITLTLSVTTLISVVSLINREEKWLLIPAIESDRRMSVSSSIYHETYLKEWAEFVMRELFYTSPERVESQIANIKIISSSNLQLDKFFKEHLQFVKGSNVSSTFFLKTPKVVDSGVLITGTFHYWFGGSDKQVAEEKTYLLGYKRGVRGVLLLTSVEEQIR, from the coding sequence ATGAATCATTTATTTAAGCAACAATCAATCCAAAGCTTGGTTAAGTATAACCAACATTTGCTGATCATCACATTAACTCTATCAGTTACTACGTTAATTAGTGTCGTCTCGCTAATTAATAGGGAGGAAAAATGGTTATTAATTCCAGCAATTGAGAGTGACCGAAGAATGAGTGTGTCGTCTAGCATTTACCATGAAACTTATTTAAAAGAGTGGGCTGAGTTTGTCATGAGAGAATTATTTTATACTTCTCCTGAAAGGGTAGAAAGTCAAATAGCTAATATTAAAATTATTTCTTCCTCCAACCTTCAGCTAGATAAGTTTTTTAAAGAACATTTACAGTTTGTTAAAGGTTCAAATGTTAGTAGTACATTTTTTCTAAAAACTCCAAAAGTAGTTGACAGTGGTGTGTTGATTACCGGTACATTTCATTATTGGTTTGGTGGTTCTGACAAGCAGGTAGCTGAAGAAAAGACCTATCTACTAGGTTATAAAAGAGGGGTGAGAGGGGTTTTGTTATTAACCAGCGTAGAGGAACAAATCAGGTGA
- a CDS encoding helix-turn-helix domain-containing protein produces the protein MANLQTKLSSLMTQKNMNAVDIEKKTGLSRNTVYSILYGSSKNPSANNLQLIAKALDISLEALVVNSEINFEVLTVDQMKIFSKATSSTINMLIEKNLNFSFINLTALINEVYEYALKKQSVDSTFIDWMIDKYHKP, from the coding sequence ATGGCAAACTTACAGACCAAACTTAGCTCATTAATGACGCAAAAAAATATGAACGCTGTAGATATAGAGAAGAAAACTGGCTTAAGTAGAAATACTGTTTATAGTATTTTATATGGTAGTTCAAAAAATCCTAGTGCTAATAATTTACAATTAATTGCCAAAGCCTTAGATATTAGTTTAGAGGCTCTTGTTGTTAATAGTGAAATAAACTTTGAGGTACTAACTGTTGATCAGATGAAAATCTTTAGTAAAGCCACTAGTTCAACAATTAATATGTTAATTGAAAAAAATTTAAATTTTTCATTTATCAATCTTACAGCTCTAATAAATGAAGTATATGAATATGCTTTGAAAAAGCAGTCTGTTGACAGTACGTTTATAGATTGGATGATCGATAAATATCATAAACCTTGA
- a CDS encoding SPOR domain-containing protein, whose amino-acid sequence MVNRILLRIIIFLSIFSVITYLVYTNYHQDSGQVVTIYHDQSPTKIKPQDSGGIVIPNANNIIYENLQQKKVSKAITLQPEPEKPLNITKQKSVQSDEDIDSIDTILFGIIETDQVKYEKHKLSNNEEGTEIILPNIIKNEPVQKENLIEQQTVPVAQQPNSNKVGLNIIKVTESRRKIDDRQLLNKSNQGGYKIQIASVKSESEANQEMERLKKKYGKTFNNIIINIKKVQSDKGNFFYLVLVGNYPNINQAKAICKKLSDNQQGCIITNH is encoded by the coding sequence ATGGTTAATCGCATTTTGCTTAGAATTATTATTTTTCTCTCAATATTTAGTGTCATTACATATTTAGTGTATACTAATTACCACCAAGATAGTGGGCAGGTAGTGACGATTTACCACGATCAATCTCCGACAAAAATTAAGCCACAAGATAGTGGGGGAATAGTAATACCAAATGCCAATAATATAATTTACGAGAATTTACAACAAAAAAAGGTTAGTAAAGCTATAACATTACAACCTGAACCGGAAAAACCATTAAATATCACTAAACAAAAATCAGTACAAAGTGATGAAGATATTGATTCTATAGATACAATTTTATTTGGTATAATAGAAACTGATCAGGTTAAGTATGAGAAACATAAACTAAGTAACAATGAAGAAGGAACGGAAATAATTTTACCTAATATAATAAAAAACGAGCCAGTACAAAAAGAGAATTTAATAGAACAACAGACTGTTCCAGTAGCCCAACAACCTAATTCAAATAAGGTCGGTTTAAATATAATAAAAGTTACTGAATCACGTCGTAAGATCGATGATAGACAGTTATTAAATAAGTCAAATCAAGGAGGATATAAAATTCAGATAGCTTCGGTAAAATCTGAATCAGAGGCTAACCAAGAAATGGAAAGACTGAAAAAAAAATATGGTAAAACCTTTAATAATATCATTATAAATATCAAGAAGGTACAATCTGATAAAGGAAATTTTTTCTATTTAGTATTAGTAGGTAATTATCCAAATATAAACCAAGCTAAAGCGATCTGTAAAAAACTCTCTGACAATCAGCAAGGTTGCATAATTACTAATCATTGA
- a CDS encoding DUF6314 family protein — MYPNNLTASQYRQQLLKGSEEYIFYNLVGTYTITRVLGNYGTAKGVAYFIEDKEHLYSKHPCILYREELDVNYHGNSSKVRALKEYLYSLEQNKIVKYFVNENNHTLFYQIHFISNTPCQAEATHQCNLDIYQASYIFLNEDYFELSYKISGPSKDYTIKTSFTRIVENISPIYFKG, encoded by the coding sequence ATGTACCCAAATAATTTAACAGCTAGTCAATATCGACAGCAACTCTTGAAAGGCAGCGAAGAGTATATATTTTACAACCTAGTTGGAACATATACTATTACGAGAGTTCTAGGCAATTATGGTACAGCCAAAGGAGTTGCTTATTTTATAGAGGATAAAGAGCATTTATACTCAAAGCATCCGTGCATATTATATCGAGAGGAGCTTGATGTTAACTATCACGGTAATAGCTCTAAGGTAAGAGCCCTTAAGGAATATCTATATTCTCTAGAGCAAAACAAAATTGTTAAATATTTTGTTAATGAGAATAACCATACTTTATTTTACCAAATACATTTTATCTCTAATACTCCTTGCCAGGCTGAAGCCACCCACCAATGTAACCTGGATATTTATCAAGCTAGTTACATATTTTTGAATGAAGATTACTTTGAGCTAAGTTATAAAATTTCAGGACCCAGTAAGGACTATACAATAAAAACTAGTTTTACTAGAATTGTAGAGAATATATCACCCATCTACTTTAAAGGATAA
- the ubiG gene encoding bifunctional 2-polyprenyl-6-hydroxyphenol methylase/3-demethylubiquinol 3-O-methyltransferase UbiG encodes MSIKSSINQVELEKFSKISSQWWQEDGEFKILHQINPIRIGYILDKIKEHFNVQDDILPCSNLEIIDVGCGGGLITSPLCKLNAIVTGIDALQSNIDIATQYASSQNLNIQYLKSTVEELVSLNDLNKKQYDVVLCLEVIEHIDNPSDFVKNLASLVKPDGMIIISTINRTIKSYMLAILMAEYVLNWVSKNTHDHSKFLKPSEIYSMFNDNNIELKELKGLTYNIVNRRWQLSDDIDVNYFAYLT; translated from the coding sequence ATGTCTATAAAATCTTCTATTAATCAAGTAGAACTAGAAAAATTTAGTAAGATTTCTAGTCAATGGTGGCAGGAAGATGGGGAATTTAAAATTCTTCATCAAATAAATCCAATTCGTATTGGTTACATATTAGATAAGATAAAAGAGCATTTTAACGTGCAGGATGACATATTACCTTGTTCAAATTTAGAAATTATAGATGTAGGATGTGGGGGGGGATTAATTACCTCTCCTCTCTGTAAACTAAATGCTATAGTCACGGGTATAGATGCATTGCAAAGTAATATCGATATTGCGACACAATATGCCTCATCCCAAAATCTGAATATACAATATCTTAAATCAACTGTTGAGGAGTTAGTATCTTTAAATGATTTAAATAAAAAACAATATGATGTGGTACTCTGTTTAGAAGTCATAGAACATATTGATAATCCTAGTGATTTTGTAAAAAACCTAGCTAGTTTAGTAAAACCAGATGGCATGATTATAATTTCAACTATTAATCGTACGATAAAATCCTATATGCTAGCTATTTTGATGGCAGAATATGTACTTAATTGGGTATCCAAAAATACCCACGATCATAGTAAATTTCTTAAACCATCGGAAATTTACTCGATGTTTAATGATAATAATATAGAGCTTAAAGAACTCAAGGGCTTAACCTATAATATCGTCAATAGACGTTGGCAGTTAAGTGATGATATAGATGTAAATTATTTTGCTTACTTAACCTAA
- a CDS encoding IS481 family transposase: MGQILHGCAKTTEAIRFAIQNSQESLKTLARKYSINPKTVAKWKKRTTLQDTCMGPKEPSSTVLTSEEEAMCIAFRKHTLLSLDDCLYALQVSIPKLTRSSLHRLLQRHNVSRLPEVKGNNKTKKKFKLYPIGYFHIDIAEVKTEEGKLYLFVAIDRTSKFVYVELLPRCTKTETAQFLRNLIKAIPYKIHTILTDNGIQFTNRTVDKHAWMHIFDRICYEYNIEHRLTKVNHPWTNGQVERMNRTIKEATVKRFYYDNHQQLKQHLYDFINAYNFAKRLKALKGLTPYEFIIKTWTSDPNKFIINPNLHSLGLNT, encoded by the coding sequence ATGGGACAAATATTACACGGCTGTGCCAAAACGACAGAGGCAATACGTTTCGCAATCCAAAATAGTCAAGAGAGCTTAAAGACCTTAGCAAGAAAATATTCTATTAATCCTAAAACAGTTGCTAAGTGGAAGAAACGAACTACATTACAAGATACTTGTATGGGTCCCAAAGAACCATCTTCTACAGTATTAACTTCTGAAGAAGAAGCTATGTGTATAGCATTTCGTAAACACACTTTATTATCTTTAGATGATTGCTTATATGCTTTACAAGTTAGTATTCCCAAGCTTACTAGATCTTCTTTACATAGACTTCTTCAACGCCATAATGTTAGTAGGTTACCGGAAGTAAAAGGAAATAACAAAACCAAGAAGAAGTTTAAACTTTATCCAATTGGTTATTTCCATATAGATATTGCTGAAGTCAAAACAGAAGAAGGTAAACTCTATCTATTTGTTGCTATTGATCGCACTTCAAAGTTTGTGTATGTAGAACTTTTACCAAGATGTACCAAGACAGAAACAGCACAATTTCTTCGTAATTTAATTAAAGCTATACCTTATAAAATTCATACTATTTTGACAGATAATGGTATTCAATTTACTAACAGAACAGTAGATAAGCATGCTTGGATGCATATTTTTGATCGTATTTGCTATGAATACAATATTGAACACAGGCTAACAAAAGTTAATCATCCATGGACTAATGGACAGGTAGAACGTATGAATCGTACTATTAAAGAGGCAACTGTTAAACGTTTTTATTATGACAATCATCAGCAACTTAAACAACATTTATATGATTTTATCAATGCCTACAATTTCGCAAAAAGACTTAAAGCTCTTAAAGGTTTAACTCCTTATGAATTTATCATAAAAACATGGACATCTGATCCAAATAAATTTATTATTAACCCTAACCTCCACTCCCTGGGACTAAACACCTAG
- a CDS encoding recombinase family protein — MTEEVKKAIILARVSSKEQEDGYSIEAQKYRLQEYCTRKGLEILKIFEFSESSTIGNRKKFMEAIDFARKQKELVAIVTDKVDRLQRSYKETPLLNDLIEKGKIELHFYTENCIIHKNSTSQDRMMWNIFVMMAQSYVDSLRDNINRSIEQKLRLGEWVSTAPIGYLHVTGKESERGKGQIIVDPDRAPLVKKIFETYATGNYTLLEILRKTREWGLRNSHGNQGYLCCSHIYKIIQNPFYYGVMRLLKTGKQYSHIYPPIISKELFDACQRVRLSWNKKPFKHGEKEYIFRGLIKCAATGRVVTAETKRKTYVNGKTTEWTYLRVWKHGNTNKRIYVQEEQVLKEVEQILAMLRLDSGLLSEVISYIKSSAKIEQDFHKRRIGELYTEQTKITTRMNRLTDLFLDGDITKGDHEKKRKELVQKRAEIAIEIENHEMADNKFSQHLISLVEMASGSLETFKGSTATEKRKLLNCVFANLELNGCKLYYTLRPPFDLFIKCTKIGEWCTRRESNPQPYDP, encoded by the coding sequence ATGACAGAGGAAGTTAAAAAAGCAATAATATTAGCTAGAGTTTCTTCCAAAGAACAAGAAGACGGTTATTCTATTGAAGCCCAAAAATATCGTTTACAAGAATATTGTACTCGTAAAGGTTTAGAGATTTTAAAAATCTTTGAATTTTCTGAGTCGTCTACTATTGGTAATCGCAAAAAATTTATGGAAGCTATAGATTTTGCTAGGAAACAGAAAGAATTAGTTGCAATTGTAACTGATAAAGTTGATCGGTTGCAACGTAGTTATAAGGAGACACCATTATTAAACGATTTAATTGAGAAAGGCAAAATAGAACTGCATTTTTATACAGAAAATTGCATTATTCATAAAAACTCTACTTCACAAGACAGGATGATGTGGAACATTTTTGTGATGATGGCTCAGTCTTATGTTGATAGTTTGAGAGATAATATTAATCGTAGTATAGAGCAAAAATTACGTCTAGGTGAGTGGGTTAGTACTGCCCCTATCGGTTATCTGCATGTGACAGGTAAAGAGTCAGAACGTGGCAAAGGACAAATCATCGTTGATCCTGACCGTGCACCGCTTGTGAAGAAAATATTTGAAACTTATGCTACCGGTAATTATACATTATTAGAAATATTGAGAAAAACTCGAGAATGGGGTTTACGTAATTCTCATGGTAACCAAGGCTATTTATGTTGTTCTCATATATACAAAATTATTCAAAATCCGTTTTATTACGGGGTAATGAGATTACTAAAAACTGGCAAACAATATTCGCATATATATCCTCCTATAATTAGTAAGGAACTATTTGATGCTTGCCAAAGAGTGCGTCTTAGCTGGAATAAAAAACCGTTTAAACATGGAGAAAAAGAGTATATATTTAGAGGGTTGATAAAATGTGCTGCTACTGGTCGAGTTGTTACTGCTGAAACCAAAAGGAAAACCTATGTTAATGGTAAAACAACAGAGTGGACATATTTACGAGTTTGGAAACATGGTAATACTAATAAAAGAATCTACGTACAAGAAGAACAAGTATTAAAAGAAGTAGAACAAATATTAGCAATGCTTCGTTTAGATTCTGGATTATTATCTGAAGTAATTTCTTATATTAAAAGCTCAGCAAAAATTGAGCAAGATTTTCATAAGAGGAGAATAGGTGAGTTATATACTGAACAAACAAAAATAACAACACGTATGAACAGACTCACTGATCTATTTTTAGACGGTGATATTACAAAAGGAGACCATGAAAAAAAACGTAAAGAATTAGTACAAAAACGAGCAGAAATTGCTATAGAAATAGAAAACCACGAAATGGCAGATAACAAATTCTCACAGCACCTGATAAGCTTAGTAGAAATGGCTTCCGGAAGCCTAGAAACGTTTAAAGGTTCGACTGCTACAGAAAAACGTAAATTGTTAAATTGTGTGTTTGCGAACCTAGAACTGAATGGCTGTAAGCTATACTATACCTTGCGTCCACCGTTTGATCTATTCATAAAATGTACCAAAATTGGAGAGTGGTGCACCCGGAGGGAGTCGAACCCCCAGCCTTATGATCCGTAG
- a CDS encoding metal ABC transporter permease — protein sequence MTLIILTIILISLIFAPLGCLSLWKKYIYFGDGLSHASLLAGSISILIHLPVVYSGLVVAIIFAILVFTLKNRSGSSSVVILVSNFMLSLALVVSYMYPLQIKITSLLFGDILSASLNDILILSAIFMSVVFFICYFYRQIILIVINRDIAQIKGIKVKTIELAFLLLLSLSVFSTIKIVGALLVTSILLIPAMTARMISNNPAQMIINSVIIALIVNFLGLTASLYLDVPITPIITVINTIIYCLFYIVSRVTKVGFSRSW from the coding sequence ATGACTCTAATAATATTAACTATAATTCTAATCAGTTTAATTTTTGCTCCTCTTGGTTGTTTAAGTTTATGGAAAAAATATATTTATTTTGGTGATGGTCTATCGCATGCTAGTTTACTTGCTGGAAGTATTAGCATTCTCATCCATTTGCCTGTTGTTTATTCGGGATTAGTTGTCGCTATTATTTTTGCTATCTTAGTATTCACCCTAAAAAATAGATCAGGTAGCAGTAGTGTGGTAATTTTAGTATCAAACTTTATGTTATCTTTGGCTTTGGTAGTGAGTTACATGTACCCACTACAGATCAAGATTACTAGTCTATTATTTGGTGATATATTATCTGCCTCTTTAAATGATATATTAATTTTATCAGCCATATTTATGTCGGTTGTTTTTTTTATTTGCTATTTCTACCGTCAAATTATTCTAATTGTAATTAATAGAGATATTGCTCAAATTAAAGGAATAAAAGTAAAAACAATTGAATTGGCATTTTTGTTACTGTTATCTTTATCAGTATTCTCGACTATTAAAATTGTTGGAGCATTGCTTGTCACTAGTATTTTGCTAATTCCAGCAATGACAGCTAGGATGATTTCTAATAATCCTGCCCAAATGATTATTAATTCAGTTATCATAGCTTTAATTGTAAACTTCCTTGGTTTAACGGCATCATTATATCTTGACGTACCAATTACACCAATAATTACTGTAATAAATACCATAATTTATTGTTTATTCTACATAGTTTCACGAGTAACTAAGGTAGGATTTTCTAGATCATGGTAA